From the Bacteroidota bacterium genome, one window contains:
- a CDS encoding agmatine deiminase family protein yields the protein MKKIFAILLLGILPAFVFPQSSAHKISDSEKIQMPDYLRQISQYRTDGITTAPTGPVRASAEWEEIDALIIAWVSYPVILKEIVRYAVDETEVYIVCTDSATVKNNLTLNGIPLTHVHYVLAPFNTIWCRDYGPWNIYSNDVDSLALIDWIYNRPRPKDDTVPSAIERYTGLPMYQTTVAPTDLIHTGGNFMADGLGTGFSSNLIVDENPGHTIPEIDTIMKQFMGINRYIKMNTLPYDDIHHIDMHMKLLDEETLLVGEYPTGIADGPMIESNLQTVLNTYNSPFGTPYKVIRIPMPPDANGLYPNQAGDYRTYANAVFVNKTVILPIYDEQYDTTALRIWREAMPGYRVVGIDCNAIIPSLGAIHCITKEVAAADPLLIVHQSLRDTYSTISSYTVNARIQHRSGIANANIYYRTDTLQPYQSTAMTLTSAADNTWSGSIPAQVAGSTVYYYIEANAVSGKHQVRPLPAPAGYWKFNVLLNTGITTVQKGNTVYLGAAYPNPSQGVFVVPVKTDRMTNCSITLKNILSQDVLSIFNGNVQGERSFLVNTTSLNSGIYLIELKTPEGVFQEKVVMR from the coding sequence ATGAAAAAAATATTCGCCATCCTCTTGTTGGGAATTCTTCCCGCCTTTGTATTTCCTCAATCGTCTGCTCACAAAATCAGCGATTCCGAAAAAATACAAATGCCGGATTATCTCCGTCAGATTTCTCAATACAGAACAGATGGCATCACCACTGCTCCCACCGGACCGGTACGCGCTTCCGCCGAATGGGAAGAAATTGACGCCTTGATCATCGCCTGGGTTTCTTATCCTGTGATCCTGAAAGAAATTGTACGCTATGCTGTGGATGAAACGGAAGTGTATATCGTTTGTACCGATTCGGCGACGGTGAAAAATAATCTGACACTAAACGGCATTCCGCTGACACATGTGCATTATGTCCTTGCTCCTTTCAATACCATCTGGTGCAGGGATTATGGTCCATGGAATATTTATTCGAACGATGTGGACTCGCTGGCGCTGATCGACTGGATCTACAATCGTCCAAGACCAAAAGACGATACCGTTCCTTCCGCTATTGAACGCTATACAGGACTTCCGATGTATCAGACCACTGTCGCGCCGACAGATCTGATTCATACGGGTGGAAATTTCATGGCGGACGGTTTAGGAACAGGATTTTCTTCCAACCTGATTGTCGATGAAAATCCCGGACATACGATCCCGGAGATTGATACGATCATGAAACAATTCATGGGCATCAACAGGTATATAAAAATGAATACCCTTCCTTATGACGATATTCATCACATCGATATGCACATGAAGTTGCTCGATGAGGAAACATTGCTTGTCGGCGAATATCCTACAGGCATCGCTGACGGACCAATGATTGAATCCAATCTGCAAACTGTTTTGAACACTTACAATTCTCCCTTTGGCACACCGTACAAAGTCATCCGTATTCCCATGCCTCCTGACGCGAATGGATTGTATCCTAACCAGGCCGGCGATTACAGAACTTACGCCAATGCTGTCTTTGTAAACAAAACTGTCATCCTTCCGATTTATGATGAGCAATACGATACTACTGCTCTCAGAATCTGGAGAGAAGCCATGCCGGGTTATCGCGTGGTGGGAATCGATTGCAATGCTATCATTCCAAGTCTTGGCGCGATCCATTGCATTACGAAAGAAGTTGCCGCTGCGGATCCTTTGCTCATCGTCCATCAGTCGCTCAGAGATACCTACTCGACTATATCTTCATACACAGTAAACGCGAGGATACAACATCGTTCCGGAATCGCGAACGCGAATATTTATTACCGTACAGATACACTTCAGCCTTATCAAAGCACCGCGATGACGTTAACCAGCGCTGCCGACAATACCTGGAGCGGTTCCATTCCAGCGCAAGTGGCGGGAAGTACGGTTTATTATTATATCGAAGCGAATGCAGTTTCCGGAAAACACCAGGTACGTCCATTGCCTGCACCTGCGGGCTATTGGAAATTCAATGTTTTGTTGAACACAGGCATTACAACTGTTCAGAAAGGCAATACTGTTTATCTCGGTGCAGCATATCCTAATCCTTCACAGGGAGTTTTTGTAGTACCCGTAAAAACAGACCGGATGACGAACTGCAGCATCACGCTGAAAAATATTTTATCACAGGATGTGCTTTCGATCTTTAATGGAAATGTTCAGGGCGAAAGAAGTTTTCTCGT
- a CDS encoding amidohydrolase, which produces MPNTFSPVLRVSLIQSNLHWESAEKNIEMFTQKIQDIEENTDLIVLPEMFSTGFTMNAAANAEAMDGVTVQWMRKMAFQKQAVIVGSIIVEEDKKYYNRLIWMRPDGSFNHYDKRHLFRLAGEENTYTQGKHQWIMVWKGWKIYPLICYDLRFPVWSRRKKDFDYDLLLYVANWPERRVQAWKTLLPARAIENQSYVVGLNRVGADGNEMLHSGDSMAIDFKGNVMSNFEPGKEKTETISLDIQPLIDFRQQFAFAEDADDFEIKP; this is translated from the coding sequence ATGCCAAATACATTTTCTCCTGTTCTGCGTGTGTCGCTGATTCAGTCAAACTTGCACTGGGAATCAGCGGAGAAAAATATTGAGATGTTCACGCAAAAGATACAGGACATCGAAGAAAACACCGATCTGATCGTGTTGCCGGAAATGTTCAGTACGGGTTTCACGATGAATGCAGCGGCTAACGCGGAAGCGATGGATGGTGTGACTGTTCAGTGGATGCGCAAAATGGCTTTTCAGAAACAGGCTGTGATTGTAGGGAGCATTATCGTTGAAGAAGACAAAAAATATTACAACCGCCTCATCTGGATGCGACCGGATGGTTCTTTCAATCATTACGACAAACGACATTTATTCCGTCTCGCAGGAGAAGAAAATACTTACACACAAGGAAAACACCAGTGGATAATGGTCTGGAAAGGGTGGAAAATTTATCCGCTAATCTGCTACGATCTCCGGTTTCCTGTTTGGTCACGCAGAAAAAAAGATTTTGATTACGATCTCCTCCTCTACGTCGCCAACTGGCCGGAACGCAGAGTACAAGCCTGGAAAACACTTCTCCCCGCCCGCGCGATCGAAAATCAAAGCTATGTTGTCGGGCTCAATCGTGTCGGTGCGGATGGAAACGAAATGTTGCATTCCGGAGATTCCATGGCCATCGATTTCAAAGGAAATGTGATGAGCAATTTTGAACCCGGAAAAGAAAAAACAGAAACCATCAGCCTTGATATTCAGCCATTGATTGATTTCCGCCAACAATTCGCATTCGCTGAAGACGCGGATGATTTTGAAATAAAACCTTAA